In Harmonia axyridis chromosome 6, icHarAxyr1.1, whole genome shotgun sequence, a single window of DNA contains:
- the LOC123682353 gene encoding zinc finger CCHC domain-containing protein 24-like isoform X2 encodes MAPIATTMISQPTNFGTNRKRQDFNCNANSLLSQYAPTALFPYLPLEQTPDFQKLLSPPWNPFTNNRFQYSPYNSYSNNNSVQDSVADISEQLADLSILDRRPLKRPPPSYLCHLCFQKGHYIKDCPKARPKEEGKTPYQGRKRCFGEYKCPKCKRKWMSGNSWSNMGQECIKCHINVYPHKQRPLEKPDGLDVSDQSKVHPQHLCQKCKELGYYCRKVQ; translated from the exons ATGGCTCCCATAGCAACAACGATGATTTCCCAACCAACGAATTTTGGTACGAACAGAAAGAGGCAAGATTTCAATTGCAATGCCAACTCCTTGTTGTCTCAGTATGCACCGACTGCCCTATTCCCTTATTTACCCTTGGAACAAACTCCCGACTTCCAG AAACTTCTATCACCACCCTGGAATCCCTTTACAAACAATCGTTTCCAGTACAGCCCTTATAACTCCTATTCTAACAACAACAGCGTGCAGGATTCTGTAGCAGATATCAGCGAACAACTTGCAGACTTGAGCATTTTGGACAGAAGACCTTTAAAAAGACCTCCGCCATCTTACCTGTGCCATCTATGTTTCCAAAAGGGACACTACATCAAAGATTGTCCTAAG GCCCGACCAAAAGAAGAAGGTAAAACTCCATACCAAGGAAGAAAACGATGTTTTGGAGAATATAAATGTCCGAAATGTAAAAGAAAGTGGATGTCAGGAAATTCCTGGTCAAACATGGGACAAGAATGTATAAAATGTCATATAAACGTATACCCTCATAAGCAA AGGCCACTGGAAAAACCTGACGGACTCGACGTTTCTGATCAATCGAAGGTACATCCTCAGCATCTTTGTCAAAAGTGCAAAGAATTAGGTTATTACTGCAGGAAGGTACAATGA
- the LOC123682353 gene encoding zinc finger CCHC domain-containing protein 24-like isoform X1, with the protein MAPIATTMISQPTNFGTNRKRQDFNCNANSLLSQYAPTALFPYLPLEQTPDFQQKLLSPPWNPFTNNRFQYSPYNSYSNNNSVQDSVADISEQLADLSILDRRPLKRPPPSYLCHLCFQKGHYIKDCPKARPKEEGKTPYQGRKRCFGEYKCPKCKRKWMSGNSWSNMGQECIKCHINVYPHKQRPLEKPDGLDVSDQSKVHPQHLCQKCKELGYYCRKVQ; encoded by the exons ATGGCTCCCATAGCAACAACGATGATTTCCCAACCAACGAATTTTGGTACGAACAGAAAGAGGCAAGATTTCAATTGCAATGCCAACTCCTTGTTGTCTCAGTATGCACCGACTGCCCTATTCCCTTATTTACCCTTGGAACAAACTCCCGACTTCCAG cAGAAACTTCTATCACCACCCTGGAATCCCTTTACAAACAATCGTTTCCAGTACAGCCCTTATAACTCCTATTCTAACAACAACAGCGTGCAGGATTCTGTAGCAGATATCAGCGAACAACTTGCAGACTTGAGCATTTTGGACAGAAGACCTTTAAAAAGACCTCCGCCATCTTACCTGTGCCATCTATGTTTCCAAAAGGGACACTACATCAAAGATTGTCCTAAG GCCCGACCAAAAGAAGAAGGTAAAACTCCATACCAAGGAAGAAAACGATGTTTTGGAGAATATAAATGTCCGAAATGTAAAAGAAAGTGGATGTCAGGAAATTCCTGGTCAAACATGGGACAAGAATGTATAAAATGTCATATAAACGTATACCCTCATAAGCAA AGGCCACTGGAAAAACCTGACGGACTCGACGTTTCTGATCAATCGAAGGTACATCCTCAGCATCTTTGTCAAAAGTGCAAAGAATTAGGTTATTACTGCAGGAAGGTACAATGA